A stretch of Heptranchias perlo isolate sHepPer1 chromosome 36, sHepPer1.hap1, whole genome shotgun sequence DNA encodes these proteins:
- the LOC137303985 gene encoding GRIN2-like protein, protein MSTYSRSLPDHSFQEIQNTACHNTLEPNCFPLSKSSSDILFPRRISTEERQTTKQEPRKTLSSVVSSRSSGETDVRCPHRPSCFTPQDNITVIPLCGCFQMGTVSDPNRVSEFPIFQDDSKIRANSCTNTNSAMRRDTDAMLYKDSNLGKLQAKMMYRSCSDIICGYKENCCQGNVAHSQTTAAHQVTVPGRCYAVIPQDKMMTKDCGQRIVINISGSETDTGHQENVWGNAPVAEHQVNSMVNNACGPMHQGHFMFTESSPNYPGVVFVQESGSQYQGNSMTENEAIIMEQGNVAYREGAAIHQDSLMDNHTCTGLQNHMLPGLMIQDTTPAYCHSLPIPAIHLFPRQVSSVSESGRGNVVDACCRALPVSGILTFPRLVSSVSESGLDARHLKCHGTLGNGAVPTVIDRNPHNTSDGKKVELEKVPHSLLQNNPIGNIGVRTQDTYTMTSITDLTLRFHHQLEYKDAEIQTSLAVDCRSVGTSPMSPTDSCLVHMFPEVSLEENQLIQESPVREVKWDDEGMTWEVYGASVDPEVLGLAIQKHLEIQIEQYEKDKMSTVKQSDTHFDGTCVVEQPAKGRKRHLPGLRNMMSSLSHPTCCVRSSTAID, encoded by the coding sequence ATGTCGACCTACAGTCGAAGTCTACCTGACCATTCCTTCCAGGAAATCCAGAACACAGCGTGTCACAACACTCTGGAACCAAACTGTTTCCCACTTTCAAAAAGCTCTTCTGACATCCTGTTCCCCAGAAGGATCAGCACAGAAGAAAGGCAAACGACTAAACAAGAACCGAGAAAGACTCTCAGCAGCGTTGTCTCTTCAAGGAGCTCTGGTGAAACGGACGTGAGGTGTCCTCATCGTCCGTCGTGTTTCACACCGCAAGATAATATCACTGTGATCCCCTTGTGTGGCTGCTTCCAAATGGGAACCGTCTCTGATCCCAACCGTGTCTCCGAATTCCCAATCTTTCAGGATGATTCGAAAATCCGTGCCAACAGCTGCACTAACACCAACTCAGCCATGAGAAGAGACACAGACGCAATGTTATACAAAGACTCAAACTTGGGGAAATTGCAGGCCAAGATGATGTACAGGAGTTGCTCAGACATCATCTGTGGTTATAAAGAGAACTGCTGTCAAGGCAATGTCGCACACAGTCAGACGACTGCCGCACATCAGGTTACTGTGCCTGGCAGATGCTATGCTGTCATTCCTCAAGATAAAATGATGACTAAAGACTGTGGTCAAAGGATTGTGATCAATATTTCAGGGAGCGAAACTGACACTGGGCATCAGGAAAATGTATGGGGAAATGCACCCGTCGCTGAGCATCAGGTCAACAGTATGGTCAATAATGCGTGCGGTCCTATGCATCAAGGCCATTTCATGTTTACAGAGAGTTCTCCCAATTATCCAGGTGTCGTGTTTGTCCAAGAATCCGGTAGCCAATATCAAGGCAATAGTATGACAGAGAATGAGGCAATCATCATGGAGCAGGGTAATGTGGCATATAGGGAAGGAGCTGCCATCCACCAAGACAGTTTAATGGACAATCACACTTGTACTGGACTCCAAAACCATATGTTACCTGGTCTGATGATACAAGACACCACTCCTGCTTATTGTCATTCTCTGCCCATCCCGGCTATCCATCTCTTTCCAAGGCAAGTCAGTTCTGTCAGTGAATCTGGAAGAGGAAATGTTGTCGATGCATGTTGCCGTGCACTGCCAGTTTCGGGTATTCTGACATTCCCAAGGTTGGTGTCGTCAGTGAGTGAATCCGGGTTGGATGCGAGGCATCTAAAATGTCATGGAACCCTAGGAAATGGAGCAGTCCCCACTGTGATTGATAGGAATCCTCACAACACCTCAGACGGCAAAAAAGTGGAACTGGAAAAGGTTCCTCACTCTTTGCTGCAGAACAATCCAATTGGTAATATTGGTGTGAGAACACAAGACACATATACTATGACTTCTATAACAGACCTGACCCTTAGGTTTCATCATCAGCTGGAATATAAAGATGCAGAGATACAGACATCATTGGCAGTTGACTGCAGGTCAGTAGGCACCAGCCCCATGTCTCCGACTGATAGCTGCCTGGTCCATATGTTCCCAGAGGTTAGCCTTGAAGAGAACCAGCTGATTCAGGAGTCCCCAGTCCGTGAAGTAAAATGGGATGATGAAGGGATGACATGGGAAGTCTACGGGGCCTCTGTAGATCCTGAGGTCCTTGGGCTGGCCATACAGAAACATCTGGAAATTCAGATAGAACAGTATGAAAAGGACAAGATGTCGACAGTGAAGCAGTCGGATACTCACTTTGACGGAACATGTGTGGTGGAACAGCCAGCGAAAGGCAGGAAGAGACATTTGCCAGGTCTTAGGAATATGATGTCTAGTCTAAGCCATCCTACATGTTGTGTGCGTTCCAGTACAGCAATAGACTGA